One part of the Perognathus longimembris pacificus isolate PPM17 chromosome 10, ASM2315922v1, whole genome shotgun sequence genome encodes these proteins:
- the Tmem253 gene encoding transmembrane protein 253 isoform X1, with the protein MEHRANHGDQERPSLHLEKLQHWTRHRQSGHLLVLAVSQLWLAMAMVPFAISVACLNSACHMATALPLGPGVSGLLTGIVTLELRRAPRLWKLGCQWASSWNGSHSLGRAQLAHWQVRAMMIFNTFNLILGFIVVVVEVMKTALGPAPTAPSQVLVNEREGGRRKRNQALERRKGRGKHLVDPHSIFNSVYLQLAGLLVLELSAEAFTLGGVLFSAYALFLLSQRKPGCFRSQSLHYQELQEVLVIGSRAWSSSASNQPIFPTCYPGYWHLKEHSGTGGK; encoded by the exons ATGGAACACAGAGCTAATCATGGAGATCAGGAGAGACCAAGCCTTCATCTGGAAAAGCTACAGCACTGGACAAGACACAGACAAAGTGGACACCTCTTGGTGCTGGCG GTAAGCCAACTATGGCTAGCAATGGCTATGGTGCCCTTTGCTATCTCAGTTGCTTGCTTGAATTCTGCTTGTCACATGGCCACAGCACTGCCACTGGGGCCTGGAGTCTCG GGTCTTCTCACTGGGATTGTCACTCTTGAGCTTCGCAGAGCACCCCGCCTTTGGAAG CTAGGGTGCCAGTGGGCATCAAGTTGGAATGGTTCTCATAGTCTGGGCAGGGCTCAACTGGCTCACTGGCAGGTGCGGGCCATGATGATATTCAACACCTTCAACTTGATCTTGGGCTTCATCGTGGTAGTGGTGGAGGTGATGAAGACAGCCTTGGGGCCTGCCCCTACTGCCCCCTCCCAGGTACTGGTAAATGAaagagaaggtgggaggaggaagagaaaccaagcactggagaggagaaagggcaGGGGAAAACACTTGGTGGATCCCCACAGTATCTTCAATTCTGTTTATCTTCAGCTGGCAGgcttgctggtactggagctcagTGCTGAGGCCTTCACCCTAGGGGGAGTGCTGTTCTCAGCATATGCCTTATTCTTGTTGAGTCAGAGGAAGCCGGGATGCTTCAGGAGCCAGAGTCTACACTACCAGGAGCTGCAGGAGGTACTGGTTATAGGGAGTAGAGCATGGAGCAGCTCAGCTAGCAACCAACCAATTTTTCCCACATGCTATCCTGGCTACTGGCACTTAAAAGAACACAGTGGAACAGGAGGGAAATGA
- the Tmem253 gene encoding transmembrane protein 253 isoform X2, which translates to MEHRANHGDQERPSLHLEKLQHWTRHRQSGHLLVLAVSQLWLAMAMVPFAISVACLNSACHMATALPLGPGVSGLLTGIVTLELRRAPRLWKLGCQWASSWNGSHSLGRAQLAHWQVRAMMIFNTFNLILGFIVVVVEVMKTALGPAPTAPSQVLVNEREGGRRKRNQALERRKGRGKHLVDPHSIFNSVYLQLAGLLVLELSAEAFTLGGVLFSAYALFLLSQRKPGCFRSQSLHYQELQEGLSEVEEIPDLENGPKVASTGSGMSDQARGSR; encoded by the exons ATGGAACACAGAGCTAATCATGGAGATCAGGAGAGACCAAGCCTTCATCTGGAAAAGCTACAGCACTGGACAAGACACAGACAAAGTGGACACCTCTTGGTGCTGGCG GTAAGCCAACTATGGCTAGCAATGGCTATGGTGCCCTTTGCTATCTCAGTTGCTTGCTTGAATTCTGCTTGTCACATGGCCACAGCACTGCCACTGGGGCCTGGAGTCTCG GGTCTTCTCACTGGGATTGTCACTCTTGAGCTTCGCAGAGCACCCCGCCTTTGGAAG CTAGGGTGCCAGTGGGCATCAAGTTGGAATGGTTCTCATAGTCTGGGCAGGGCTCAACTGGCTCACTGGCAGGTGCGGGCCATGATGATATTCAACACCTTCAACTTGATCTTGGGCTTCATCGTGGTAGTGGTGGAGGTGATGAAGACAGCCTTGGGGCCTGCCCCTACTGCCCCCTCCCAGGTACTGGTAAATGAaagagaaggtgggaggaggaagagaaaccaagcactggagaggagaaagggcaGGGGAAAACACTTGGTGGATCCCCACAGTATCTTCAATTCTGTTTATCTTCAGCTGGCAGgcttgctggtactggagctcagTGCTGAGGCCTTCACCCTAGGGGGAGTGCTGTTCTCAGCATATGCCTTATTCTTGTTGAGTCAGAGGAAGCCGGGATGCTTCAGGAGCCAGAGTCTACACTACCAGGAGCTGCAGGAG GGCCTCTCTGAGGTGGAGGAGATTCCTGATTTGGAGAATGGTCCCAAAGTGGCCAGCACAGGAAGTGGAATGAGTGATCAGGCAAGGGGAAGCAGATAG
- the Tmem253 gene encoding transmembrane protein 253 isoform X7, producing the protein MEHRANHGDQERPSLHLEKLQHWTRHRQSGHLLVLAVSQLWLAMAMVPFAISVACLNSACHMATALPLGPGVSGLLTGIVTLELRRAPRLWKLAGLLVLELSAEAFTLGGVLFSAYALFLLSQRKPGCFRSQSLHYQELQEVLVIGSRAWSSSASNQPIFPTCYPGYWHLKEHSGTGGK; encoded by the exons ATGGAACACAGAGCTAATCATGGAGATCAGGAGAGACCAAGCCTTCATCTGGAAAAGCTACAGCACTGGACAAGACACAGACAAAGTGGACACCTCTTGGTGCTGGCG GTAAGCCAACTATGGCTAGCAATGGCTATGGTGCCCTTTGCTATCTCAGTTGCTTGCTTGAATTCTGCTTGTCACATGGCCACAGCACTGCCACTGGGGCCTGGAGTCTCG GGTCTTCTCACTGGGATTGTCACTCTTGAGCTTCGCAGAGCACCCCGCCTTTGGAAG CTGGCAGgcttgctggtactggagctcagTGCTGAGGCCTTCACCCTAGGGGGAGTGCTGTTCTCAGCATATGCCTTATTCTTGTTGAGTCAGAGGAAGCCGGGATGCTTCAGGAGCCAGAGTCTACACTACCAGGAGCTGCAGGAGGTACTGGTTATAGGGAGTAGAGCATGGAGCAGCTCAGCTAGCAACCAACCAATTTTTCCCACATGCTATCCTGGCTACTGGCACTTAAAAGAACACAGTGGAACAGGAGGGAAATGA
- the Tmem253 gene encoding transmembrane protein 253 isoform X5 yields MEHRANHGDQERPSLHLEKLQHWTRHRQSGHLLVLAVSQLWLAMAMVPFAISVACLNSACHMATALPLGPGVSGLLTGIVTLELRRAPRLWKLGCQWASSWNGSHSLGRAQLAHWQVRAMMIFNTFNLILGFIVVVVEVMKTALGPAPTAPSQLAGLLVLELSAEAFTLGGVLFSAYALFLLSQRKPGCFRSQSLHYQELQEGLSEVEEIPDLENGPKVASTGSGMSDQARGSR; encoded by the exons ATGGAACACAGAGCTAATCATGGAGATCAGGAGAGACCAAGCCTTCATCTGGAAAAGCTACAGCACTGGACAAGACACAGACAAAGTGGACACCTCTTGGTGCTGGCG GTAAGCCAACTATGGCTAGCAATGGCTATGGTGCCCTTTGCTATCTCAGTTGCTTGCTTGAATTCTGCTTGTCACATGGCCACAGCACTGCCACTGGGGCCTGGAGTCTCG GGTCTTCTCACTGGGATTGTCACTCTTGAGCTTCGCAGAGCACCCCGCCTTTGGAAG CTAGGGTGCCAGTGGGCATCAAGTTGGAATGGTTCTCATAGTCTGGGCAGGGCTCAACTGGCTCACTGGCAGGTGCGGGCCATGATGATATTCAACACCTTCAACTTGATCTTGGGCTTCATCGTGGTAGTGGTGGAGGTGATGAAGACAGCCTTGGGGCCTGCCCCTACTGCCCCCTCCCAG CTGGCAGgcttgctggtactggagctcagTGCTGAGGCCTTCACCCTAGGGGGAGTGCTGTTCTCAGCATATGCCTTATTCTTGTTGAGTCAGAGGAAGCCGGGATGCTTCAGGAGCCAGAGTCTACACTACCAGGAGCTGCAGGAG GGCCTCTCTGAGGTGGAGGAGATTCCTGATTTGGAGAATGGTCCCAAAGTGGCCAGCACAGGAAGTGGAATGAGTGATCAGGCAAGGGGAAGCAGATAG
- the Tmem253 gene encoding transmembrane protein 253 isoform X6, producing MEHRANHGDQERPSLHLEKLQHWTRHRQSGHLLVLAVSQLWLAMAMVPFAISVACLNSACHMATALPLGPGVSGLLTGIVTLELRRAPRLWKVRAMMIFNTFNLILGFIVVVVEVMKTALGPAPTAPSQLAGLLVLELSAEAFTLGGVLFSAYALFLLSQRKPGCFRSQSLHYQELQEGLSEVEEIPDLENGPKVASTGSGMSDQARGSR from the exons ATGGAACACAGAGCTAATCATGGAGATCAGGAGAGACCAAGCCTTCATCTGGAAAAGCTACAGCACTGGACAAGACACAGACAAAGTGGACACCTCTTGGTGCTGGCG GTAAGCCAACTATGGCTAGCAATGGCTATGGTGCCCTTTGCTATCTCAGTTGCTTGCTTGAATTCTGCTTGTCACATGGCCACAGCACTGCCACTGGGGCCTGGAGTCTCG GGTCTTCTCACTGGGATTGTCACTCTTGAGCTTCGCAGAGCACCCCGCCTTTGGAAG GTGCGGGCCATGATGATATTCAACACCTTCAACTTGATCTTGGGCTTCATCGTGGTAGTGGTGGAGGTGATGAAGACAGCCTTGGGGCCTGCCCCTACTGCCCCCTCCCAG CTGGCAGgcttgctggtactggagctcagTGCTGAGGCCTTCACCCTAGGGGGAGTGCTGTTCTCAGCATATGCCTTATTCTTGTTGAGTCAGAGGAAGCCGGGATGCTTCAGGAGCCAGAGTCTACACTACCAGGAGCTGCAGGAG GGCCTCTCTGAGGTGGAGGAGATTCCTGATTTGGAGAATGGTCCCAAAGTGGCCAGCACAGGAAGTGGAATGAGTGATCAGGCAAGGGGAAGCAGATAG
- the Tmem253 gene encoding transmembrane protein 253 isoform X3 produces the protein MEHRANHGDQERPSLHLEKLQHWTRHRQSGHLLVLAVSQLWLAMAMVPFAISVACLNSACHMATALPLGPGVSGLLTGIVTLELRRAPRLWKVRAMMIFNTFNLILGFIVVVVEVMKTALGPAPTAPSQVLVNEREGGRRKRNQALERRKGRGKHLVDPHSIFNSVYLQLAGLLVLELSAEAFTLGGVLFSAYALFLLSQRKPGCFRSQSLHYQELQEVLVIGSRAWSSSASNQPIFPTCYPGYWHLKEHSGTGGK, from the exons ATGGAACACAGAGCTAATCATGGAGATCAGGAGAGACCAAGCCTTCATCTGGAAAAGCTACAGCACTGGACAAGACACAGACAAAGTGGACACCTCTTGGTGCTGGCG GTAAGCCAACTATGGCTAGCAATGGCTATGGTGCCCTTTGCTATCTCAGTTGCTTGCTTGAATTCTGCTTGTCACATGGCCACAGCACTGCCACTGGGGCCTGGAGTCTCG GGTCTTCTCACTGGGATTGTCACTCTTGAGCTTCGCAGAGCACCCCGCCTTTGGAAG GTGCGGGCCATGATGATATTCAACACCTTCAACTTGATCTTGGGCTTCATCGTGGTAGTGGTGGAGGTGATGAAGACAGCCTTGGGGCCTGCCCCTACTGCCCCCTCCCAGGTACTGGTAAATGAaagagaaggtgggaggaggaagagaaaccaagcactggagaggagaaagggcaGGGGAAAACACTTGGTGGATCCCCACAGTATCTTCAATTCTGTTTATCTTCAGCTGGCAGgcttgctggtactggagctcagTGCTGAGGCCTTCACCCTAGGGGGAGTGCTGTTCTCAGCATATGCCTTATTCTTGTTGAGTCAGAGGAAGCCGGGATGCTTCAGGAGCCAGAGTCTACACTACCAGGAGCTGCAGGAGGTACTGGTTATAGGGAGTAGAGCATGGAGCAGCTCAGCTAGCAACCAACCAATTTTTCCCACATGCTATCCTGGCTACTGGCACTTAAAAGAACACAGTGGAACAGGAGGGAAATGA
- the Tmem253 gene encoding transmembrane protein 253 isoform X4, giving the protein MEHRANHGDQERPSLHLEKLQHWTRHRQSGHLLVLAVSQLWLAMAMVPFAISVACLNSACHMATALPLGPGVSGLLTGIVTLELRRAPRLWKLGCQWASSWNGSHSLGRAQLAHWQVRAMMIFNTFNLILGFIVVVVEVMKTALGPAPTAPSQLAGLLVLELSAEAFTLGGVLFSAYALFLLSQRKPGCFRSQSLHYQELQEVLVIGSRAWSSSASNQPIFPTCYPGYWHLKEHSGTGGK; this is encoded by the exons ATGGAACACAGAGCTAATCATGGAGATCAGGAGAGACCAAGCCTTCATCTGGAAAAGCTACAGCACTGGACAAGACACAGACAAAGTGGACACCTCTTGGTGCTGGCG GTAAGCCAACTATGGCTAGCAATGGCTATGGTGCCCTTTGCTATCTCAGTTGCTTGCTTGAATTCTGCTTGTCACATGGCCACAGCACTGCCACTGGGGCCTGGAGTCTCG GGTCTTCTCACTGGGATTGTCACTCTTGAGCTTCGCAGAGCACCCCGCCTTTGGAAG CTAGGGTGCCAGTGGGCATCAAGTTGGAATGGTTCTCATAGTCTGGGCAGGGCTCAACTGGCTCACTGGCAGGTGCGGGCCATGATGATATTCAACACCTTCAACTTGATCTTGGGCTTCATCGTGGTAGTGGTGGAGGTGATGAAGACAGCCTTGGGGCCTGCCCCTACTGCCCCCTCCCAG CTGGCAGgcttgctggtactggagctcagTGCTGAGGCCTTCACCCTAGGGGGAGTGCTGTTCTCAGCATATGCCTTATTCTTGTTGAGTCAGAGGAAGCCGGGATGCTTCAGGAGCCAGAGTCTACACTACCAGGAGCTGCAGGAGGTACTGGTTATAGGGAGTAGAGCATGGAGCAGCTCAGCTAGCAACCAACCAATTTTTCCCACATGCTATCCTGGCTACTGGCACTTAAAAGAACACAGTGGAACAGGAGGGAAATGA